A genomic region of Sarcophilus harrisii chromosome 6, mSarHar1.11, whole genome shotgun sequence contains the following coding sequences:
- the LZTS3 gene encoding leucine zipper putative tumor suppressor 3 codes for MAKLETLSVCADPGRDPLLAFAPRPPEPRPAAPRLVAMGSVGSGVAHAQEFAMKSVGTRTGGGSGGGGRGGYPGPRGSGPGSGSGDLPARYPSEDKTLANSLYLNGDLRAGASGGGDRTDVCGNMVNNSSDKAPPQYREPGHPPKILPTSGKLDQCTEPLVRPSAFKPVVPKNFHSMQNLCPPQSNGASDGRKGPGGLKGGGLEKARTMTPAGSNSGGGGSSSGGGGLSDSGRNSLTSLPTYSSGYSQHLAPLSASTSHINRIGTASYGGGGGPNSGGPGYHDLSSSDSGRASSKSTPSFGRLNPLGSGETGSNSGVGGVGGGLGSFPASPPSPDAVIQELEERLWEKEQEVAGLRRSLEQSEAAIAQVFEERQKVWEREMEELRQNCAGKLQQVTRRAQRAQQGLQMQVLRLQQDKKQLQEDAARLARQRDELQEKVAACQKEQADFLPRMEETKWEVCQKAGEISLLKQQLKESQADVSQKLSEIVGLRSQLREGRASLRQKEEQLLTLRDSLGAKQPSLELQLREGEAEPGPGMRPRDRLGPSESRTGEAPAAAAAADGTAAASGEPAELCESDEAKMRRQAAASSSSSSSSGAPQDAEGDPADTAGARALRREVGRLQAELAAERRARERQGAGFAEERRVWLEEKEKVIEYQKQLQLNYVEMYQRNQELARRLGELGAAGASLPAPMPLPGPVPAAHGGPAEEKKAWTPSRLERIESTEI; via the exons ATGGCGAAACTGGAAACCTTGTCCGTGTGCGCTGACCCTGGCCGCGACCCCCTCCTGGCCTTTGCCCCTCGGCCACCCGAGCCCCGCCCTGCAGCCCCTCGCCTCGTGGCCATGGGCAGTGTGGGCAGCGGTGTAGCCCATGCCCAGGAATTTGCCATGAAGAGCGTGGGCACACGGACAGGCGGGGGCTCGGGTGGGGGTGGCCGAGGGGGCTACCCTGGGCCGAGGGGCAGCGGGCCAGGGTCTGGCAGTGGGGACCTTCCAGCCAGATACCCCTCTGAAGACAAAACCCTGGCCAACTCCCTGTACCTCAATGGGGATCTGCGGGCCGGGGCCAGTGGTGGTGGAGACCGGACGGATGTCTGTGGCAACATGGTCAACAACAGCAGTGACAAGGCCCCACCTCAGTACCGGGAGCCCGGCCACCCACCGAAGATCCTGCCCACCTCTGGCAAGCTGGACCAG TGCACAGAGCCTCTGGTGAGACCCTCCGCCTTCAAGCCTGTGGTGCCCAAGAACTTCCACTCGATGCAAAACCTGTGTCCGCCCCAGAGCAACGGGGCATCGGACGGGCGCAAAGGCCCCGGGGGCCTGAAGGGTGGGGGGCTGGAGAAGGCCCGGACTATGACCCCAGCAGGCAGCAACAGTGGGGGGGGTGGAAGCAGCAGTGGGGGCGGAGGACTCTCGGACTCGGGCCGAAACTCACTGACCAGTCTGCCTACCTACAGCTCGGGCTACAGCCAGCACCTGGCACCCCTGAGTGCCTCCACCAGTCACATCAACCGAATTGGCACAGCCAGCTATGGGGGCGGGGGTGGCCCCAACAGTGGGGGGCCCGGCTACCATGACCTTTCCTCTTCAGACAGTGGGAGGGCTTCCAGCAAGAGCACACCCTCCTTTGGGAGGCTGAACCCCTTGGGGTCCGGGGAGACCGGTAGCAACAGTGGcgtgggaggggtggggggtggccTGGGCTCTTTCCCGGCCTCTCCCCCTTCACCGGATGCAGTGATCCAGGAGCTGGAGGAGCGCCTGTGGGAAAAGGAGCAGGAGGTGGCGGGGCTCCGCAGAAGCCTGGAGCAGAGCGAGGCGGCCATTGCCCAGGTGTTTGAGGAGCGGCAGAAAGTGTGGGAGCGGGAGATGGAGGAGCTGAGGCAGAACTGTGCGGGAAAGCTGCAGCAGGTGACTCGCCGGGCCCAGCGCGCGCAGCAGGGTCTGCAAATGCAGGTGCTGCGGCTCCAGCAGGACAAGAAGCAGCTGCAGGAGGACGCGGCCAGGCTCGCCAGGCAGCGAGACGAGCTCCAGGAAAAGGTGGCCGCCTGCCAGAAGGAGCAGGCGGACTTTCTGCCCCGTATGGAGGAGACCAAGTGGGAG GTCTGCCAGAAGGCGGGTGAGATCTCGCTCCTGAAGCAGCAGCTGAAGGAGTCCCAGGCGGACGTGAGCCAGAAGCTGAGCGAGATCGTGGGGCTGCGCTCGCAGCTGCGGGAGGGCCGGGCCTCCTTGCGCCAGAAGGAGGAGCAGCTGCTGACCCTGCGGGACTCGCTGGGCGCCAAGCAGCCCAGCCTAGAATTGCAGTTGCGGGAGGGCGAGGCGGAGCCGGGCCCGGGGATGCGGCCGCGGGACCGCCTGGGCCCCAGCGAGTCTCGGACCGGAGAGGCtcccgccgccgctgccgccgccgacGGGACGGCGGCCGCCTCCGGGGAGCCCGCTGAGCTCTGCGAGAGTGACGAGGCCAAAATGCGCAGACAGGCGGCGGCCTCCTCCTCGTCGTCGTCGTCCTCGGGGGCCCCCCAGGACGCGGAGGGAGACCCGGCGGACACGGCTGGCGCCCGGGCCCTGCGGCGGGAGGTGGGCCGGCTGCAGGCGGAGCTGGCGGCCGAGCGGCGCGCCCGGGAGCGGCAGGGCGCCGGCTTCGCGGAGGAGCGGCGCGTGTGgctggaggagaaggagaaggttATCGAGTACCAGAAGCAGCTGCAGCTCAACTACGTGGAGATGTACCAACGCAACCAGGAGCTGGCCCGGCGCCTCGGGGAGCTGGGGGCCGCGGGCGCCTCCCTGCCCGCGCCCATGCCTCTGCCCGGCCCCGTGCCCGCGGCCCACGGAGGCCCGGCGGAAGAGAAGAAGGCCTGGACCCCATCCCGCCTGGAGCGCATCGAGTCCACTGAAATCTGA
- the LOC116420064 gene encoding proline-rich protein HaeIII subfamily 1-like produces the protein MADLHRHTRLPKVWALRVAVLVTTPQKCKPGEGPSLRRQTLEGRVTSSRPRPSARDVIARPLPAETPSPRQGTRGGSALARRGRHGPEGQRPKPPAGPHPPRRAHSLSLPAGPGSLRLRVPLALQQPKPESWRAGGRALGAGSGPRAPEPPPLRSPLGSGSAPAANASPPKTTPPLPRATPLRGLQSRGSGRGRARPRPRQPRVLPPPRRAATGGPSAPPPAHPGPEGASANLRRLRASAPPARPPLLPL, from the exons ATGGCTGA CCTGCACCGACACACGCGGCTCCCTAAGGTCTGGGCCCTGCGTGTGGCGGTGCTGGTTACC ACGCCCCAGAAGTGTAAGCCCGGAGAAGGACCGTCCCTCCGTCGCCAGACCCTGGAGGGCAGAG TGACGTCATCCCGGCCGCGCCCCTCCGCGCGTGACGTCATCGCCCGCCCGCTCCCCGCCGAGACCCCGTCCCCACGCCAGGGCACGCGTGGGGGCAGTGCCCTCGCCAGGCGCGGGCGCCACGGCCCGGAGGGCCAGAGGCCGAAGCCGCCCGCGGGCCCCCACCCCCCACGCCGCGCGCACTCACTGTCTCTGCCCGCGGGGCCGGGGTCTCTGCGCCTTCGCGTCCCGCTGGCGCTGCAGCAGCCGAAGCCCGAGAGCTGgagggcgggcgggcgggcgctGGGCGCGGGGAGCGGCCCGCGGGCTCCGGAGCCCCCGCCCCTCCGCTCCCCGCTCGGCTCCGGCTCCGCTCCTGCGGCAAACGCCAGCCCCCCCAAAACCACGCCCCCTCTCCCCCGGGCCACACCCCTCCGGGGCCTCCAATCGCGCGGCTCGGGGCGGGGCCGAGCCAGGCCCCGCCCCCGCCAGCCCCGCGTCCTGCCCCCTCCTCGGCGAGCCGCAACCGGCGGGCCGTCCGCCCCACCTCCTGCCCACCCTGGACCTGAAGGGGCATCTGCGAACCTCCGCAGGCTCCGGGCCTCGGCCCCTCCTGCGCGGCCCCCGCTTCTCCCGCTGTAG